In Anaerobacillus isosaccharinicus, one genomic interval encodes:
- the ctaD gene encoding cytochrome c oxidase subunit I, with the protein MSNSQAYSKSVLWDWLTTVDHKKIGIMYLVAGAFFFVLGGLEAMLIRIQLMFPESNFVSAQAFNELITMHGTTMIFLAAMPLLFGFMNFIVPLQIGARDVAFPFLNSLGFWLFLSGGILLNLSWFFGGAPDAGWTAYVPLSSAAYASTGLDYYVLGLQISGAGTLIGGINFLVTIITMRAPGMTMMKMPLFTWSTFVASALILFAFPALTVGLFLLMFERLFGANYFIVEAGGNVVIWQHLFWIFGHPEVYILVLPAFGIFSEVLSTFSKKRLFGYSAMVFATLIIGFLGFMVWAHHMFTVGMGPVANAIFAVATMAIAVPTGIKIFNWLLTLWGGRISFTTANMFALGFIPSFVLGGVTGVMLATSAANYQFHDTYFVVAHFHYVIIGGVVFGLFSGTFYWWPKIFGTMLNETLGKWFFWLFFIGFHLTFFVQHFLGLMGMPRRVASYLDGQGLNDLNFISTIGAFFMAVAFIILLANIFVSRNNKAVSDPWDGRTLEWATSTPVKEYNFAQTPVVREIDALWYEKMKGNKKLPVAEPLGEIHMPNGSILPLIMSIGLFIASFGFIYHTYVVSIIGLGITLGCMIIRSVKEDHGYHIPVDQIEPDKEVV; encoded by the coding sequence CACAAGCTTTTAACGAGCTTATTACAATGCATGGTACAACAATGATCTTTTTAGCAGCCATGCCGTTATTATTCGGATTTATGAACTTTATTGTACCTCTCCAAATAGGTGCAAGAGATGTTGCATTTCCATTCTTAAATTCTTTAGGATTTTGGTTATTTTTATCGGGTGGAATTCTGCTTAACCTTAGTTGGTTCTTTGGAGGAGCCCCTGATGCAGGTTGGACAGCGTACGTTCCGTTATCAAGTGCGGCATATGCAAGTACTGGTTTAGATTATTATGTTTTAGGTTTACAAATTAGTGGTGCAGGTACTTTAATTGGGGGAATTAATTTCCTAGTTACAATTATTACTATGAGAGCACCAGGGATGACGATGATGAAAATGCCGTTATTTACTTGGAGCACATTCGTAGCATCTGCATTAATTTTATTTGCTTTCCCAGCATTAACAGTTGGGCTATTCCTACTAATGTTTGAGCGTTTATTTGGCGCAAATTATTTTATCGTCGAAGCTGGCGGTAACGTTGTTATTTGGCAACATTTATTCTGGATATTTGGGCATCCAGAAGTATATATTTTAGTTTTACCAGCGTTTGGTATTTTCTCTGAAGTACTATCTACTTTCTCGAAAAAGCGTTTGTTTGGTTATAGTGCAATGGTATTTGCCACGCTAATTATTGGTTTCTTAGGTTTCATGGTTTGGGCGCATCATATGTTTACAGTTGGAATGGGGCCGGTTGCAAATGCTATCTTTGCAGTTGCTACAATGGCGATTGCAGTTCCAACGGGGATTAAAATATTTAACTGGTTACTTACACTTTGGGGTGGAAGAATTAGTTTTACTACAGCAAACATGTTCGCATTAGGATTTATTCCTTCTTTCGTACTCGGTGGTGTAACAGGAGTTATGCTTGCAACTTCAGCAGCTAACTATCAATTCCATGATACGTACTTTGTTGTCGCGCATTTTCACTATGTAATTATCGGTGGAGTTGTATTTGGATTATTCTCTGGGACATTCTACTGGTGGCCAAAAATATTTGGAACAATGTTAAACGAAACGTTAGGGAAATGGTTCTTCTGGCTATTCTTTATCGGTTTCCACTTAACTTTCTTTGTACAGCATTTCCTAGGTTTAATGGGTATGCCTAGACGTGTTGCTTCATATTTAGATGGTCAAGGCTTAAATGACTTGAACTTTATTAGTACAATTGGGGCATTCTTTATGGCAGTTGCCTTTATCATTCTTCTGGCTAACATTTTTGTTTCTAGAAATAATAAAGCTGTTAGCGACCCTTGGGACGGTCGTACACTGGAGTGGGCTACTTCCACACCAGTAAAAGAATACAACTTTGCACAAACACCAGTTGTACGTGAGATAGATGCTTTATGGTATGAGAAGATGAAAGGTAATAAGAAGTTACCTGTCGCTGAACCACTTGGAGAAATTCATATGCCAAATGGATCAATCTTACCTTTAATTATGTCTATCGGCCTATTCATTGCAAGTTTTGGTTTTATTTATCACACGTATGTGGTTTCAATTATCGGACTTGGTATTACTTTAGGGTGTATGATTATCAGATCTGTAAAAGAAGATCATGGTTATCATATTCCAGTTGATCAGATTGAGCCAGATAAGGAGGTTGTATAA
- a CDS encoding cytochrome (ubi)quinol oxidase subunit III produces the protein MGHAHHNTGALPPNPEKATLEGRNKFLAFWFFLGGETVLFASLFGTYLGLRNGTAGGPTAQDIFHLPLAFIMTMILLTSSLTSVFAMLAMKKGNFKQMLLWMWITVAFGLAFLGLEIYEFFDYVGQGLTFTSSAFGSAFYTLVGFHGAHVAFGIGWILTLLIRYRKGGLTLTNAPKFYLASLYWHFIDVVWVFIFTVVYLMGIGG, from the coding sequence ATGGGTCACGCACACCATAACACAGGTGCACTTCCTCCAAATCCTGAAAAAGCTACACTTGAAGGTAGAAATAAATTTTTAGCTTTTTGGTTTTTCTTAGGTGGAGAAACAGTACTCTTTGCTAGTCTTTTCGGTACGTATTTAGGACTTAGAAATGGAACTGCTGGAGGACCTACTGCTCAGGATATCTTCCATTTACCGTTAGCATTTATTATGACAATGATTTTATTGACTAGTAGTTTAACAAGCGTATTTGCAATGCTAGCGATGAAAAAGGGTAACTTTAAGCAAATGCTTTTATGGATGTGGATTACTGTAGCTTTTGGTTTAGCCTTTTTGGGGCTAGAAATCTATGAATTCTTTGATTATGTTGGCCAAGGGTTGACATTTACTAGTAGTGCATTCGGTTCGGCCTTCTACACGTTAGTAGGGTTCCACGGTGCTCACGTAGCCTTTGGTATTGGTTGGATCTTAACATTATTAATCCGCTACCGTAAAGGTGGGCTAACGTTAACAAATGCCCCTAAATTTTATTTAGCTAGTCTTTACTGGCATTTTATTGACGTAGTTTGGGTATTTATCTTTACTGTAGTCTATTTAATGGGAATAGGAGGATAG
- a CDS encoding cytochrome C oxidase subunit IV family protein — protein sequence MEPNLNTNEPQIKLSTKEKLKLEREMKHQIITFALMIFFTALAFLAVGSDLIPSSFAIPFILILAVVQVILQLYYFMHLNQKGHEWPNAFMLSGIVIVIPMIAALMLLLGVVKY from the coding sequence ATGGAACCAAATCTTAATACAAATGAACCTCAGATCAAGCTCTCAACAAAAGAAAAGTTGAAGCTTGAACGTGAAATGAAACATCAAATTATCACATTTGCTTTAATGATTTTCTTTACAGCATTAGCTTTTCTAGCTGTTGGAAGTGATTTAATTCCATCATCGTTCGCGATACCATTTATTTTAATTCTTGCAGTTGTTCAGGTAATTTTACAACTTTACTATTTTATGCATTTAAATCAAAAAGGACATGAATGGCCAAATGCATTCATGTTATCGGGTATAGTCATTGTAATTCCAATGATCGCCGCATTGATGCTTCTTTTAGGAGTAGTGAAATATTAA
- a CDS encoding DUF420 domain-containing protein produces MLLPLISTIFIGISAIFVALGWIAVARRQIDLHKKMMFLGAVFASIFFITYVAKTVFVGSTAFGGPEEVKLYYTIFLIFHITLATTAAGLGITALVSGYKNNLRLHRKLGPITSVIWFLSSSSGILVFLLLYVIYPPGEVTNVFRAIWGF; encoded by the coding sequence TTGTTATTACCATTAATTAGTACAATATTTATCGGAATTAGTGCAATTTTTGTAGCTCTTGGGTGGATTGCTGTAGCAAGGCGACAAATAGATCTCCACAAAAAGATGATGTTTTTAGGAGCGGTATTTGCTAGTATTTTCTTTATCACGTATGTAGCAAAAACAGTCTTTGTTGGAAGTACTGCTTTTGGTGGGCCAGAGGAAGTTAAATTATATTATACAATCTTCTTAATTTTTCATATTACTTTGGCAACAACTGCTGCTGGTCTGGGAATCACGGCTCTTGTGTCAGGTTATAAAAATAACTTGAGGCTTCACCGTAAACTAGGCCCAATCACATCTGTGATTTGGTTTTTAAGTTCTTCTTCTGGAATTTTAGTATTTTTATTACTGTATGTAATTTATCCACCTGGTGAAGTAACAAATGTATTTCGAGCGATTTGGGGTTTTTAA
- the ytvI gene encoding sporulation integral membrane protein YtvI — translation MSALFCKKNIIIFITLVIIAIAGYFILPVSIPIIAALVTAMLLAPLVKVFEMKNKVKRNLAVFIVFMIFLCFIGLTGYFLTTKAITQADHFVKNLPAYITEINYAWFNFQQTINDKFEDLPQDLLEEIGIYVQQSLNTLRSTVSSRNLVSDVTSLVTKIPAYLVSFLVYLIALYLFLLELPKLKEQIFSHLTDKTRDKVQFMSSRLSYVIFGFIKAQFLVSIIIFIVSFIGLLLIVPEVALLMSFIIWIIDFIPLIGSIAILAPWAIYHLIAGDMTLATKLLILATILLIIRRTVEPKVMGHQIGLSPLATLIAMYIGLKILGVIGFIVGPLIVILFTSAKEAGIIKFNFKI, via the coding sequence ATGTCCGCTTTATTTTGTAAGAAAAACATTATTATTTTTATTACCTTAGTAATAATAGCAATAGCTGGGTATTTTATCTTACCAGTATCGATACCAATTATTGCAGCTTTAGTTACAGCGATGCTTCTAGCTCCTTTAGTTAAAGTTTTCGAAATGAAAAACAAAGTAAAAAGAAATTTAGCTGTCTTTATTGTTTTTATGATATTTCTATGCTTCATAGGCTTGACTGGTTACTTTCTTACTACAAAAGCCATTACCCAAGCTGATCACTTTGTTAAAAATTTACCCGCATATATAACCGAAATTAACTATGCGTGGTTTAACTTTCAACAAACGATAAATGATAAATTTGAAGATTTACCCCAAGACTTATTGGAGGAAATCGGTATCTATGTACAACAATCATTAAATACGCTTAGAAGCACTGTAAGTAGTCGTAACTTGGTGAGTGATGTCACTTCGTTGGTTACAAAAATACCTGCCTATTTAGTCTCATTCCTTGTTTATTTAATTGCGCTATATTTATTCTTATTGGAATTACCTAAATTAAAGGAACAAATATTCTCTCATTTAACTGATAAAACTAGGGACAAAGTTCAATTTATGAGTTCTAGACTTTCCTATGTTATTTTTGGCTTTATTAAAGCACAATTTCTTGTAAGTATCATTATTTTTATTGTTTCATTTATTGGACTGCTATTAATTGTTCCTGAAGTTGCATTGTTAATGTCATTTATCATTTGGATAATTGATTTCATACCTCTAATTGGCTCAATTGCTATCCTAGCACCATGGGCAATTTATCATCTTATAGCAGGTGATATGACGTTAGCGACTAAATTGCTCATTCTTGCAACGATTCTTTTAATCATTAGAAGAACTGTAGAACCAAAAGTAATGGGACACCAAATTGGATTATCACCTCTAGCAACGTTAATCGCTATGTACATCGGGTTAAAAATACTAGGAGTAATTGGCTTTATTGTTGGCCCATTAATTGTCATATTGTTTACTTCCGCTAAAGAAGCAGGAATTATCAAGTTCAATTTCAAAATATAA